The [Eubacterium] siraeum genome contains a region encoding:
- a CDS encoding fibronectin type III domain-containing protein has product MKLKRTAAAVVAAVMAFTAVATPLGDNLPAVRDSVSITAEALSVGDIDNKMQQLSQKYPNGANWQNYFGGGYYQGTSQCFGFARFIFNQLFGCDVAKSYSAYYKLSSNQNVNCLGTITSCNYTSAYNLLRQAKKGDFIQAQSSYGPHSMIVVGADNNNIYIYDANWDTSPSSDVIRYNAAISYSKFASTFSYGISLYRYNNYPSETWYGNRNVENIGTGFYANIINAYSSKPVAVNGTNVELADPTSEKHAVWYFERRDDGSYKITNCKNNQALDVKGCSAEPEANVQTYESNDTDAQRWFLYRSGDGYLLRPKCADNVLDAHNGGTTAGTNIKTWILNESGAQVYKIWKLNVPSASKVSVKVGTSYTPTVFTWTATSDTTEYTVKIWKGKLWAGDPYHIKWNATGNTYSIQLPEGHYEAYVDSCNTFSVTKSSNNVSFDVVKGECPHSYGAWSVVTYPTCTAQGEEKQVCSICQKVNTRKTKALGHNYSSEWTIDKQATCSAEGSKSKHCTRCSSVTEVTAIPKTAHSYKTTVVAPTLTSQGYTVHECTVCHYSYKDSYTSQITLPAVTGVKVKTQGSTSLTLAWDKNASANGYVVEQYSGGKWTQIAKSFGNDVVDYTVKGLKADTLYTFRIKGYVVSGTTEYSGEYTRLAAKTRIANVGTFKGSTVSGSAIKLDWSKNDKATGYVIEQYKGGKWTALATTKNNTTLSFTVKGLASATVYSFRIKSFRKAGGKIEYSEYASLKAATSFSGVNNLTVKSYTASAITLAWNKNASANGYIIEQYKGGKWIQIAKTSSNAVVSYTVSGLAADATYTFRVRAYKTAAGKTIYSEYTRLAAKTRIANVGTFKGSTVSGSAVKLDWSKNDKATGYVIEQYKGGKWTALATTKNNTTLTFTVKGLASATVYSFRIKSFRTVNGKTDYSEYTSLKAATSFGGVNNLTVKSYTASAITLAWNKNAGATGYALEQYKGGKWTQIAKTSSNATVTYTVNGLKADTTYTFRVRAYKTAGASNVYSDYVRIAGKTRIPNVATFKGSAVSQSAVKLDWSKNDKATGYVIEQYKGGKWTVLATTKNNTTLSFTVKGLAKGTTYSFRIKSFRKTGSTTEFSEYTAIKAATRK; this is encoded by the coding sequence ATGAAGCTGAAAAGAACAGCGGCGGCTGTTGTTGCGGCGGTAATGGCTTTTACTGCGGTTGCTACGCCGCTGGGCGACAATCTGCCGGCAGTAAGGGACAGCGTGAGCATTACAGCGGAGGCTCTGTCGGTGGGCGATATTGATAATAAAATGCAGCAGCTGTCTCAAAAATATCCGAACGGTGCGAACTGGCAGAATTACTTTGGCGGCGGCTATTACCAGGGTACAAGCCAGTGCTTCGGTTTTGCACGGTTTATCTTCAATCAGCTGTTTGGCTGTGATGTGGCTAAATCCTATTCGGCATATTATAAATTGTCATCAAACCAGAATGTAAACTGTCTTGGTACGATAACAAGCTGTAATTACACCAGCGCATATAATCTGCTCAGGCAGGCGAAGAAAGGCGACTTTATACAGGCACAGAGCTCGTATGGTCCTCATTCGATGATAGTTGTCGGCGCTGATAACAACAACATCTACATATATGACGCAAACTGGGATACAAGCCCGAGTTCAGATGTCATCAGATACAATGCGGCGATTTCATACTCGAAATTTGCGAGTACGTTCAGCTACGGAATATCGCTTTACAGATATAATAATTATCCGAGCGAAACCTGGTATGGCAACAGAAATGTTGAAAACATCGGTACGGGCTTCTATGCGAATATAATCAACGCTTATTCGTCAAAGCCTGTTGCGGTAAACGGTACTAATGTCGAGCTTGCGGATCCGACGAGCGAAAAACATGCGGTATGGTATTTTGAACGACGTGACGACGGTTCATACAAAATAACGAACTGTAAGAATAATCAGGCACTTGATGTAAAGGGCTGTTCGGCTGAGCCTGAGGCGAATGTACAGACCTATGAAAGCAATGATACCGATGCACAGAGGTGGTTCCTTTACCGCTCCGGAGACGGCTACCTTTTAAGACCGAAATGTGCCGACAATGTTCTTGACGCTCACAACGGAGGAACTACTGCCGGAACCAATATCAAGACATGGATATTGAACGAAAGCGGAGCACAGGTGTACAAGATATGGAAGTTGAATGTGCCTTCGGCAAGTAAGGTGAGCGTAAAGGTCGGCACAAGCTATACACCTACTGTTTTTACATGGACAGCTACAAGCGACACCACAGAGTACACTGTGAAGATATGGAAGGGCAAGCTGTGGGCAGGCGATCCTTATCATATAAAGTGGAATGCAACCGGAAATACATATTCAATACAGTTGCCCGAAGGCCATTATGAGGCTTATGTCGATTCGTGCAATACATTCTCTGTCACGAAGAGCTCAAACAATGTTTCGTTTGATGTTGTGAAAGGCGAGTGCCCGCATTCATACGGTGCATGGTCGGTAGTGACGTATCCCACCTGTACGGCACAGGGAGAGGAAAAACAGGTCTGCTCGATATGTCAGAAGGTCAACACAAGAAAAACGAAGGCACTCGGACACAATTATTCTTCTGAGTGGACGATTGACAAGCAGGCTACCTGCTCGGCAGAGGGTTCTAAGTCAAAGCACTGCACACGCTGCAGTTCGGTTACAGAAGTAACAGCAATACCCAAGACAGCGCACAGCTATAAAACCACTGTTGTGGCACCTACGCTTACATCGCAGGGATATACTGTTCACGAATGTACGGTGTGCCACTACAGTTATAAGGACAGCTACACCTCGCAGATTACACTGCCTGCAGTTACCGGTGTAAAGGTAAAGACGCAGGGTTCGACTTCGCTCACACTTGCGTGGGATAAGAACGCAAGCGCAAACGGTTATGTCGTTGAGCAGTACAGTGGCGGTAAGTGGACACAGATAGCAAAGAGCTTCGGCAACGATGTTGTTGACTATACTGTAAAGGGACTTAAGGCGGATACGCTGTATACGTTCAGAATAAAGGGTTATGTGGTTTCCGGCACAACGGAATACAGCGGTGAGTATACAAGACTTGCGGCTAAGACGAGAATAGCGAATGTCGGTACGTTCAAGGGTTCGACGGTTTCCGGCAGTGCGATAAAGCTCGACTGGAGCAAGAATGACAAAGCTACAGGCTACGTTATCGAGCAGTACAAGGGCGGAAAGTGGACGGCACTTGCTACCACAAAGAATAACACCACGCTTTCGTTTACTGTGAAGGGGCTTGCAAGTGCGACTGTATATTCGTTCAGAATAAAGTCGTTCAGAAAAGCCGGCGGTAAAATCGAATACAGCGAGTACGCAAGTCTTAAGGCGGCTACTTCATTCAGCGGTGTGAATAACCTTACGGTAAAGAGCTATACGGCTTCGGCAATTACGCTTGCGTGGAACAAGAATGCAAGTGCAAACGGTTATATAATCGAGCAGTACAAGGGCGGCAAGTGGATACAGATTGCAAAGACTTCAAGCAATGCGGTTGTATCGTACACAGTAAGCGGACTTGCGGCGGATGCCACCTATACGTTCAGGGTAAGAGCGTATAAAACTGCGGCAGGCAAGACGATATACAGTGAGTATACAAGACTTGCGGCTAAGACGAGAATAGCGAATGTCGGCACGTTCAAGGGTTCGACGGTTTCCGGCAGTGCGGTAAAGCTTGATTGGAGCAAGAATGACAAAGCTACAGGCTACGTTATCGAGCAGTACAAGGGTGGAAAGTGGACGGCACTTGCTACCACAAAGAATAACACCACGCTTACGTTTACTGTGAAGGGACTTGCAAGTGCGACTGTATATTCGTTCAGAATAAAGTCGTTCAGAACCGTAAACGGCAAGACAGATTACAGCGAATATACAAGTCTTAAGGCGGCTACTTCATTCGGCGGCGTGAATAACCTTACGGTAAAGAGCTATACAGCTTCGGCAATTACGCTTGCATGGAACAAGAATGCCGGCGCTACAGGATATGCACTTGAGCAGTACAAGGGCGGTAAGTGGACGCAGATTGCAAAGACGAGCAGTAACGCAACGGTTACATATACTGTAAACGGACTGAAGGCGGATACCACCTATACGTTCAGGGTAAGAGCGTATAAGACTGCCGGTGCTTCAAATGTTTACAGCGATTATGTGAGAATCGCAGGCAAGACGAGGATACCGAATGTGGCTACGTTCAAGGGCAGTGCAGTTTCACAATCGGCGGTGAAGCTCGACTGGAGCAAGAATGACAAGGCTACGGGCTACGTTATCGAGCAGTATAAGGGCGGTAAGTGGACGGTGCTTGCGACTACAAAGAACAACACCACGCTTTCGTTTACTGTGAAGGGGCTTGCAAAGGGTACTACTTATTCTTTCAGAATAAAATCGTTCAGAAAGACGGGAAGTACGACCGAGTTCAGTGAGTATACGGCTATAAAGGCGGCTACAAGGAAATAA